Proteins encoded together in one Psychrobacter sp. 28M-43 window:
- the glyQ gene encoding glycine--tRNA ligase subunit alpha, with product MTSQAITSMTQDKDSQPMTFQDLILTLQNYWADKGCVVLQPYDMEVGAGTFHTATFLRSLGPERWNAAYVQPSRRPTDGRYGDNPNRLQHYYQFQVVLKPNPPNIQELYLDSLRAIGIDPLVHDVRFVEDNWESPTLGAWGLGWEIWLNGMEVTQFTYFQQVGGIECFPVTGEITYGLERLAMYVQGVDSVYDLVWADGEFGRVTYGDVFHQNEVEQSTYNFEHADVPMMGEMFDFYEQQADKLVDAGLPLPAYEMVLKASHAFNLLDARGAISVTERQRFILRVRTLARKVAFGYVEARAKLGFPLADEEHRQAALDKYLPKEDGENK from the coding sequence ATGACATCCCAAGCGATAACCTCGATGACACAAGATAAAGACTCTCAACCGATGACTTTTCAAGATTTAATCTTAACTTTGCAAAATTATTGGGCCGATAAAGGCTGCGTGGTATTGCAGCCCTACGACATGGAAGTCGGTGCAGGTACTTTTCATACCGCGACGTTTTTGCGCTCGTTAGGTCCTGAGCGTTGGAATGCAGCGTATGTACAGCCATCACGTCGTCCTACTGACGGGCGCTATGGTGATAACCCGAACCGCCTGCAGCATTATTATCAGTTCCAAGTCGTGCTAAAGCCAAACCCACCGAACATCCAAGAGCTGTATTTGGACTCACTACGAGCCATTGGTATTGATCCATTGGTGCATGATGTGCGTTTTGTAGAAGACAACTGGGAATCGCCAACGCTTGGTGCATGGGGACTTGGTTGGGAGATTTGGCTAAACGGTATGGAAGTCACGCAGTTTACGTACTTCCAGCAAGTCGGTGGCATTGAATGTTTCCCAGTCACTGGCGAAATCACTTACGGGCTTGAGCGTTTGGCCATGTATGTACAAGGCGTTGATAGCGTTTATGATTTGGTCTGGGCAGATGGTGAGTTTGGCCGTGTCACGTATGGCGATGTCTTTCATCAAAACGAAGTCGAGCAGTCCACCTACAACTTTGAGCACGCTGATGTACCAATGATGGGCGAGATGTTTGATTTCTATGAGCAACAGGCCGACAAATTGGTCGATGCAGGATTGCCATTGCCAGCTTATGAGATGGTATTAAAAGCATCTCATGCCTTTAACTTGCTTGATGCACGTGGCGCTATTTCAGTGACTGAGCGTCAGCGTTTTATCCTGCGTGTGCGTACGCTTGCTCGTAAGGTTGCCTTTGGTTATGTAGAAGCTCGTGCCAAACTGGGCTTCCCGTTGGCTGATGAAGAGCATCGCCAAGCCGCGCTTGATAAGTATTTGCCAAAAGAAGATGGTGAGAATAAGTAG